From the Desulfovibrio sp. JY genome, one window contains:
- a CDS encoding AI-2E family transporter, with product MAPSPDFYRPFLLAIFLAAIAIMGTLLWPFRHAMVLALVLATLVHPLRRRLPRPVQTRRFFAATILTLLTILFVLLPLAGLVTLLTSEAVTFIHTAITWFRTGGLTEAVAWLHALPLPDWAKSYLDVSSINLRKIEALALSSGGDIGLWFLSAGKGVASMGLQLLVLVMFLFYLLAEGERLTELLRKASPLRRDQEDAIIARFKAVSQAVLLGGLGTSVAIGVVTGIGLWIAGISPLLWGAVAVIASLIPVVGLSLIMLPAIISLIATGSVKMAIFLALYWLVIVSSVDNVVRPLFMRGTARMSLVWVFVSIIGGVLMFGPLGLLYGPLALSISFLFLEIFFDAQKETDDPAPPGA from the coding sequence ATGGCACCATCACCGGACTTCTATCGGCCTTTTCTTCTGGCTATCTTCCTGGCGGCCATCGCGATCATGGGCACACTCCTGTGGCCATTCAGGCACGCCATGGTTCTCGCCCTGGTCCTGGCCACCCTGGTACACCCCTTGCGGAGGCGGCTGCCCCGACCGGTCCAAACGCGTCGGTTTTTTGCCGCAACCATCCTCACGCTGCTGACGATCCTGTTCGTGCTTCTGCCGCTGGCCGGGCTGGTGACCCTGCTGACCAGCGAGGCCGTCACGTTCATTCACACGGCCATCACCTGGTTTCGGACCGGCGGGCTTACCGAGGCCGTGGCCTGGCTCCACGCGCTTCCCCTGCCGGACTGGGCCAAAAGCTACCTTGACGTATCCTCCATCAATTTGCGCAAAATCGAGGCCCTGGCCTTATCCTCCGGGGGGGACATCGGTCTGTGGTTCCTCTCGGCCGGCAAGGGGGTTGCCAGCATGGGGCTGCAACTGCTCGTGCTGGTCATGTTCCTTTTTTATCTTCTGGCCGAAGGGGAGCGTCTCACGGAGTTGCTGCGCAAGGCGTCGCCGCTGCGGCGGGATCAGGAAGACGCGATTATCGCGCGTTTCAAGGCGGTGTCCCAGGCCGTGCTCCTGGGCGGCCTGGGCACCAGCGTCGCCATCGGGGTGGTCACCGGCATCGGGCTTTGGATCGCGGGGATAAGCCCGCTGCTCTGGGGCGCCGTCGCGGTCATTGCATCGCTGATACCCGTTGTGGGACTCAGCCTGATCATGCTTCCGGCGATTATCTCCCTTATCGCCACAGGCTCGGTCAAAATGGCGATCTTCCTTGCGCTCTACTGGCTTGTGATCGTCAGTTCGGTCGATAACGTCGTGCGCCCGCTTTTCATGCGCGGTACGGCGCGCATGTCCCTGGTCTGGGTCTTCGTCTCCATCATCGGCGGGGTGCTTATGTTTGGCCCCCTTGGGCTGTTGTATGGACCGTTGGCGCTCAGCATCTCGTTTCTCTTCCTTGAAATCTTTTTCGACGCCCAAAAGGAAACGGACGACCCTGCGCCGCCTGGAGCATGA